In the Gammaproteobacteria bacterium genome, TAATAATGTCATAAAAAATAAGTTTGATAAAGCCTGTGTAATGTTCATCGATCTTGATGATTTCAAGGAAATTAATGATTTGCATAGTCATGATATAGGAGATATGGTTATAAAATTAGTTTCTAAGAAAATTAATGCGTTTTATTCCAATAGCTTATGTATTCGTCAGGGTGGTGATGAATTTATCGTTATTTCAACAGATACCAAACAATGTATTCAAAAATGCGAAGAACTCTTACAACTAATTAAACAGCCTTTGCAAATTGATGAGTTAGAATTCTCTATCAGAGCTAGCGTTGGAATTTCAAACTACCCAAAAGATGGGAAAAATATGAACAACCTGTTAAGGAAGGCCGACATTGCAATGTATGAGGCTAAAAAGAACAGAACCGGTTATTTCGTATATGATGAAAGCTTAAATAAAAATAAAGATAAACAAGCATTAATCAGTAAAGAATTAAACCATGCACTGGAAAAAAATGAAATGCACATGGTTTATCAACCTCAAATAGATATAAAGAACAATAATATTATTGGCGTTGAAGCACTTATCAGATGGGAAAATGAAAAACTCGGTGATGTCAAACCTGATGAATTCATTCCGATTGCTGAATCAACCGGTTCAATTTACGATATTGGAGATTTTGTCATCAATCAGGTTCTTTCTGATTTCAATACACACTTTCACCAATTTATTGAAAGTTATTCCAAACAAAATGCAAAAAAGTTCAAAGTTTCACTCAATGTGTGTACAAATCAATTGGTTAGCAAAAGCCATATTAAGGGCATGATTTCTTTAATCAAGGAAAAGCTTCATGATGATATCAGGTTAGTTTTAGAAATTACTGAGTCAATCAATTTGGATAAAGTTGATAATATTGTCGAAAATCTCAATATAATAAAAGATTCCGGGTTGTCTGTTTCTTTAGATGATTTTGGCACCGGTTTTTCATCATTATCCCATATAATCAAGCTTCCAATTGATGAAATCAAAATAGATAAAAGTTTCGTTCAGGCAATAGTTCATGACAAACAAAGTGAAATTTTAGTCAAAAGTATCATTAATTTAAGCAGAAGTTTGGATGTAGATATCATCTCAGAAGGAGTAGAAACATCTCAACAACTCGAACATATGAAAAAACTAAATTGTCAGTATTATCAAGGTTTTTATTTTTCTAAACCAGTTGATAAAATGCAATTGCTATCTTATTTAAGTCAATTATAAATAATCAAATAACTCATTATATATTATGCTCAATTTCACATTTCAAAACCCAACAAAAATTCACTTTGGCGAAGGTCAAATCGAAAAAATTACCAACGAAATTCCAAAAGATTCTAAGGTTCTGATAGTCTATGGCGGTGGTTCTATCAAGAAAAACGGTGTTTATCAACAGGTTTCTGATGCCTTGGAGAACCATTCATGGCAGGAATTTTCAGGAATTGAACCCAATCCGCAATATGACACGGCAATGAAAGCTGTCGATATCATTCAACAAAATCAGATTGATTATATTCTGGCAGTTGGCGGTGGCTCGGTGGTTGATGCCGTAAAATTCATAGCCGCAGCTGCCAAATATCAGGGAGATGATCCTTGGGATATTCTCAGTAAAGGAGCAAAAGTCAAAGATGCGGTTCCGTTTGGTGTGGTGTTGACATTACCCGCAACCGGCTCAGAAAGCAATTCTGGCAGTGTCATGTCTCGCGGTGAAGATAAGTTGTTTTTTGGTTCTCCGTTAACGTTTCCCAAATTTGCTGTTCTTGATCCTTCAACCACTTTGACATTATCTAATAGACAAATTAGTAATGGTGTTGTCGATGCCTTTGTTCATACTGTTGAACAATACATCACTTATCCGGTCAACGCCAAAATACAAGACCGTTTTGCTGAGGGAATTTTACACACCCTTATTGAGGAAGGTCCAAAAGCTCTAAATGAAGAAACTAAAAATGATTTAGAAGTTCGTGGAAACATCATGTGGTCGGCAACAATGGCACTCAACAATTTGATTGGTTCAGGCGTTCCGCAGGACTGGGCGACACATATGATTGGGCATGAACTGACTGCTATACATCACATTGACCATGCCAGAACTTTATCAATCGTTCTGCCTGCAACATTAAAAATCTGCTGTGAAGCCAAACGGGAAAAGCTGATTCAGTACGGACAACGAATCTGGAATTTGAATGGTACTGACGCAGAAATTATGGATGAAGCGATTGCCAAAACCGAAGAGTTTTTCCGAACTATGCAAGTTCCGGTTCGGTTATCAGATGTAGGTTTAGATGAAACGACCATTGAACCGGTATTACAAAAGCTCCAACAACATGGTTTTACCGCTTTGGGAGAACATGGTACTGTTGATTTAAAAGTTGTTAGAGAAATTCTGAATACGGCA is a window encoding:
- a CDS encoding EAL domain-containing protein, which produces MNSILKIDEALLKATGERLIDVGLFNNKQKAIEILDTLLSNNPAFAGVGLASLEGDVLIASSNMDASNIPNLKSTPETSKSFQKVLQSNNLVMGRTYYLDELKQWVAPIRYRISDKNHNAIAILAGGIKLTGGNSPWGSLSNQSDIELSIVRSDNYFQYYFPETVLPNQDIYSKPINEKYLLNFDKNMTKHTGYARKDLQSNPNLIVSLIYPRYPQGYSIAAISYEGTYDLFILTKKNISNLYSKLLPPIGWVALILTIFNLVLYKLFKYHEKIQLQSEKNLAYLAEHDQLTGLPNTRHLIKVFNNVIKNKFDKACVMFIDLDDFKEINDLHSHDIGDMVIKLVSKKINAFYSNSLCIRQGGDEFIVISTDTKQCIQKCEELLQLIKQPLQIDELEFSIRASVGISNYPKDGKNMNNLLRKADIAMYEAKKNRTGYFVYDESLNKNKDKQALISKELNHALEKNEMHMVYQPQIDIKNNNIIGVEALIRWENEKLGDVKPDEFIPIAESTGSIYDIGDFVINQVLSDFNTHFHQFIESYSKQNAKKFKVSLNVCTNQLVSKSHIKGMISLIKEKLHDDIRLVLEITESINLDKVDNIVENLNIIKDSGLSVSLDDFGTGFSSLSHIIKLPIDEIKIDKSFVQAIVHDKQSEILVKSIINLSRSLDVDIISEGVETSQQLEHMKKLNCQYYQGFYFSKPVDKMQLLSYLSQL
- a CDS encoding iron-containing alcohol dehydrogenase, which gives rise to MLNFTFQNPTKIHFGEGQIEKITNEIPKDSKVLIVYGGGSIKKNGVYQQVSDALENHSWQEFSGIEPNPQYDTAMKAVDIIQQNQIDYILAVGGGSVVDAVKFIAAAAKYQGDDPWDILSKGAKVKDAVPFGVVLTLPATGSESNSGSVMSRGEDKLFFGSPLTFPKFAVLDPSTTLTLSNRQISNGVVDAFVHTVEQYITYPVNAKIQDRFAEGILHTLIEEGPKALNEETKNDLEVRGNIMWSATMALNNLIGSGVPQDWATHMIGHELTAIHHIDHARTLSIVLPATLKICCEAKREKLIQYGQRIWNLNGTDAEIMDEAIAKTEEFFRTMQVPVRLSDVGLDETTIEPVLQKLQQHGFTALGEHGTVDLKVVREILNTAL